From Streptomyces sp. HUAS MG91, the proteins below share one genomic window:
- a CDS encoding glyceraldehyde-3-phosphate dehydrogenase, with the protein MTVNDDSFTNWKHREETAEAMIPIIGKLHRERDVNVLLHSRSLVNKSVVSILKTHRFARQIAGAELSVTETMPFLRALSALDLGPSQIDLGMLAATYKSDERGLSVEEFTAEAVAGAIGTGSVGPGAGRDVVLYGFGRIGRLVARLLIEKAGSGNGLRLRAVVVRGGGESDLVKRASLLRRDSIHGPFQGTITVDEANSTIVANGNAIKVIYANDPSEVDYTAYGINNAILIDNTGKWRDREGLSTHLRPGIDKVVLTAPGKGDVPNIVHGVNHDTIKPDEQILSCASCTTNAIVPPLKAMADEYGVLRGHVETVHSFTNDQNLLDNYHKADRRGRSAPLNMVITETGAASAVAKALPDLKAPITGSSIRVPVPDVSIAILSLRLGRETTREDVLEHLRDVSLTSPLKRQIDFTDSPDAVSSDFIGSRHASIVDAGATKVDGDNAILYLWYDNEFGYSCQVIRVVQHVSGVEYPTFPAPVA; encoded by the coding sequence GTGACTGTCAACGACGACTCGTTCACCAATTGGAAGCACCGCGAGGAGACCGCGGAGGCGATGATCCCGATCATCGGGAAGCTGCACCGCGAGCGGGACGTGAACGTCCTGCTGCACAGCCGCTCCTTGGTGAACAAGTCGGTGGTGAGCATTCTCAAGACCCACCGATTCGCCCGGCAGATAGCCGGCGCAGAGCTCTCGGTCACCGAGACGATGCCGTTCCTGCGGGCCCTGTCCGCCCTCGACCTGGGCCCTTCCCAGATCGACCTCGGCATGCTCGCCGCCACCTACAAGAGTGACGAACGGGGCCTGAGCGTCGAGGAGTTCACCGCCGAGGCCGTCGCCGGCGCCATCGGCACCGGCAGCGTCGGGCCGGGCGCGGGCCGCGACGTCGTCCTCTACGGCTTCGGCCGCATCGGCCGCCTCGTCGCCCGCCTGCTCATCGAGAAGGCCGGCTCCGGCAACGGCCTGCGGCTGCGCGCCGTCGTCGTCCGCGGCGGCGGCGAGTCCGACCTGGTCAAGCGGGCCTCGCTGCTGCGCCGCGACTCCATCCACGGCCCGTTCCAGGGCACGATCACCGTCGACGAGGCGAACAGCACCATCGTCGCCAACGGCAACGCGATCAAGGTGATCTACGCGAACGACCCGTCCGAGGTCGACTACACCGCGTACGGCATCAACAACGCGATCCTCATCGACAACACCGGCAAGTGGCGCGACCGCGAGGGCCTCTCCACGCACCTGCGTCCCGGCATCGACAAGGTCGTCCTCACCGCCCCCGGCAAGGGCGACGTCCCGAACATCGTGCACGGCGTCAACCACGACACGATCAAGCCGGACGAGCAGATCCTGTCCTGCGCCTCCTGCACGACGAACGCGATCGTGCCGCCGCTGAAGGCGATGGCCGACGAGTACGGGGTGCTGCGCGGGCACGTCGAGACGGTCCACTCGTTCACCAACGACCAGAACCTGCTGGACAACTACCACAAGGCCGACCGCCGCGGCCGCTCCGCGCCGCTCAACATGGTCATCACCGAGACCGGCGCCGCCTCCGCCGTCGCCAAGGCGCTGCCCGACCTCAAGGCGCCCATCACCGGCAGCTCCATCCGCGTCCCCGTCCCGGACGTCTCGATCGCCATCCTCAGCCTGCGCCTGGGCCGCGAGACGACCCGCGAGGACGTCCTGGAGCACCTGCGCGACGTCTCGCTGACCTCGCCGCTGAAGCGCCAGATCGACTTCACCGACTCACCCGACGCGGTCTCCAGCGACTTCATCGGCTCGCGCCACGCGTCGATCGTCGACGCGGGCGCCACGAAGGTCGACGGCGACAACGC